A window from Variovorax sp. PBL-E5 encodes these proteins:
- a CDS encoding enoyl-CoA hydratase-related protein has translation MTESDTSAVLCERLPGHVALVTLNRPAARNAINGAVVAALGRAVTALDADDDVRAVVLTGAGSVFSAGADLKEVAAGRASQLRDGNGFAGFVHAPRRKPWIAALNGRALAGGCEIALACDLIVAEEGAALGLPEVTRGLAAAGGGLYRLVQSLPARVAIELILTGSEIDARRAFELGLLNALAPAGQAIARALELARRIAANAPLAVRESLRVARLAMETDADAMRGLSAELWDRIGASADAIEGSRAFVEKRPPRWTGR, from the coding sequence ATGACTGAATCCGACACATCGGCCGTGCTTTGCGAACGCCTGCCGGGGCATGTCGCGCTCGTCACGCTCAATCGGCCGGCCGCGCGCAACGCCATCAACGGCGCGGTCGTGGCCGCGCTCGGCCGCGCGGTGACTGCGCTCGATGCAGACGACGACGTGCGGGCCGTCGTGCTGACCGGTGCCGGCAGTGTGTTCAGCGCCGGTGCCGACCTGAAGGAAGTCGCCGCCGGCCGGGCCTCGCAGCTGCGCGACGGCAACGGCTTCGCCGGCTTCGTCCACGCGCCGCGGCGCAAGCCCTGGATCGCCGCGCTCAACGGCAGGGCGCTGGCAGGCGGCTGCGAGATCGCGCTGGCCTGCGACCTGATCGTGGCCGAGGAAGGCGCGGCGCTCGGCCTGCCGGAGGTCACGCGCGGACTCGCGGCGGCCGGCGGCGGGCTCTATCGGCTGGTCCAGTCGCTGCCTGCGCGCGTGGCCATCGAACTGATCCTCACCGGCAGCGAGATCGATGCGCGCAGGGCCTTCGAGCTCGGCCTGCTGAACGCGCTCGCGCCGGCCGGGCAGGCCATCGCGCGGGCCCTGGAACTGGCGCGCCGCATCGCGGCCAACGCGCCGCTCGCGGTGCGCGAAAGCCTGCGCGTGGCGCGGCTGGCGATGGAGACGGATGCCGACGCGATGCGCGGCCTGTCCGCGGAACTGTGGGATCGCATCGGCGCCAGCGCGGATGCGATCGAGGGCTCGCGCGCCTTCGTGGAAAAACGTCCGCCCCGCTGGACCGGCCGATGA
- a CDS encoding acyl-CoA dehydrogenase family protein, with amino-acid sequence MSRSERQADLSARSHAGFVAGIRAYLGEHLPPDMAARGRRDVHPSREDMLGITAILSRAGWSVPHWPEAHGGPGWSGMQRYLFEEELMLAGAPPNNIQGVSLVGPVIYTFGTQAQQARYLAPIREGREFWAQGFSEPGSGSDLASLRTRAVREGEGEGAVYVVNGQKIWTSQAFMADMLFCLVRTDTQAKAQLGISFLLIPMRSPGVRVRPIQSIDEGESLCEVFLDDVRVPVQNLVGEEGRGWDYAKFLLGNERVTTADVPRNKRYLAALKAMAKNAPSPSRHGVRLYDEPVFRQRMARLEIDLIALESAAVGTIELDDHSPLTPSALKIHGTELIQGLLELQVESLGAHGAAFFPHESVGEAGERWLRGLGDAPDAPGVLAEYLFRRAATIYGGSTEIQKNIIAKLLFGGRQAIASPVSEDQAQMQQSAERFAAQWRETPWRDFEKGDASLARRRWLQLADTGFLGLGIDEAVGGQGGSLDDLAVVMAALGRGGVAEPLGSCCVSVAHLLATAEWPSERRREALERLVSGAQVFAFAHLEAEDGGAPGARSVATRAAAMRDGFVLDGAKCAVMGGAMADFFIVPARSITGAADAAAPVALFLVPAGVPGLKARHYRSVDGQVVADLSFERVELASDALIASGDAAALHIDEAILRAIVMACAQAVGTMETLFGSTLDYLQTRRQFGAPLASFQALQHRMAEMYGELALSRAMLRRAVAALESREPAMPSRERIVSAAKSRIGRAAFFVRSQSVQLHGGIGMTQECEIGRLFKRLHAFEVEWGNAHHHAARFADTNDD; translated from the coding sequence ATGTCCCGGAGTGAGCGGCAGGCCGACCTGAGCGCACGGAGCCACGCCGGTTTCGTGGCCGGGATCCGGGCCTATCTCGGTGAACACCTGCCGCCCGACATGGCCGCGCGGGGCCGGCGCGACGTGCATCCCTCGCGCGAGGACATGCTGGGCATCACCGCGATCCTGTCGCGTGCGGGCTGGTCGGTGCCGCATTGGCCCGAGGCGCATGGCGGGCCCGGATGGTCCGGCATGCAGCGCTACCTGTTCGAGGAAGAACTGATGCTGGCGGGCGCGCCGCCCAACAACATCCAGGGCGTGTCGCTGGTCGGGCCGGTGATCTACACCTTCGGCACCCAGGCGCAACAGGCGCGCTACCTGGCGCCGATCCGGGAGGGCCGCGAGTTCTGGGCGCAGGGCTTCTCGGAGCCCGGCTCGGGCTCCGATCTCGCGTCGCTGCGCACGCGCGCCGTGCGCGAGGGCGAGGGCGAGGGCGCCGTCTACGTGGTCAACGGCCAGAAGATCTGGACCTCGCAGGCCTTCATGGCCGACATGCTGTTCTGCCTGGTGCGCACCGACACCCAGGCCAAGGCGCAGCTCGGCATCTCCTTCCTGCTGATCCCGATGCGATCGCCCGGCGTGCGGGTGCGCCCCATCCAGTCGATCGACGAGGGCGAGAGCCTGTGCGAGGTCTTCCTCGACGACGTCCGCGTGCCGGTGCAGAACCTGGTCGGCGAGGAAGGGCGCGGCTGGGACTATGCCAAGTTCCTGCTCGGCAACGAACGGGTGACCACCGCCGACGTGCCGCGCAACAAGCGCTACCTCGCCGCGTTGAAGGCGATGGCGAAGAACGCGCCTTCGCCTTCGAGGCACGGTGTGCGCCTGTACGACGAGCCCGTGTTCCGGCAGCGGATGGCGCGCCTGGAGATCGATCTGATCGCATTGGAGTCGGCCGCGGTCGGCACCATCGAACTCGACGACCACAGCCCGCTCACGCCCTCGGCGCTGAAGATCCACGGCACCGAACTCATTCAGGGCCTGCTCGAACTGCAAGTCGAATCGCTGGGCGCCCATGGTGCGGCCTTCTTCCCGCACGAAAGCGTGGGCGAGGCCGGCGAGCGCTGGCTGCGTGGCCTGGGGGACGCGCCGGATGCGCCGGGGGTACTCGCCGAATACCTGTTCCGGCGCGCCGCGACCATCTACGGCGGCTCGACCGAGATCCAGAAGAACATCATCGCCAAGCTGCTGTTCGGCGGCAGGCAGGCCATCGCCAGCCCGGTCTCCGAGGACCAGGCGCAGATGCAGCAGAGCGCCGAGCGCTTTGCTGCCCAATGGCGCGAAACGCCGTGGCGCGACTTCGAGAAGGGCGATGCGAGCCTGGCGCGGCGGCGCTGGCTGCAACTGGCGGACACCGGCTTCCTCGGGCTCGGCATCGACGAAGCCGTGGGCGGGCAGGGCGGTTCGCTCGACGATCTTGCGGTGGTCATGGCCGCGCTGGGGCGTGGCGGCGTGGCGGAACCGCTCGGTTCGTGCTGCGTATCCGTTGCTCATTTGCTTGCAACGGCCGAGTGGCCGTCGGAGCGCCGCCGCGAAGCGCTGGAGCGCCTGGTGTCGGGCGCGCAGGTTTTTGCTTTCGCGCACCTCGAGGCCGAGGACGGCGGCGCGCCGGGCGCACGCAGCGTCGCGACCCGGGCCGCTGCGATGCGTGACGGCTTCGTTCTCGACGGCGCCAAATGCGCGGTCATGGGCGGCGCGATGGCAGATTTCTTCATCGTGCCGGCGAGGTCGATCACGGGCGCGGCCGACGCCGCCGCGCCGGTCGCGCTCTTCCTGGTCCCCGCCGGCGTGCCCGGCCTGAAGGCGCGCCACTATCGCAGCGTCGACGGGCAGGTGGTCGCCGATCTGAGCTTCGAGCGCGTCGAACTTGCAAGCGATGCGCTGATCGCGTCCGGCGATGCTGCCGCGTTGCACATCGACGAGGCGATCCTGCGCGCCATCGTGATGGCCTGCGCCCAGGCCGTCGGCACCATGGAGACGCTCTTCGGATCGACGCTCGACTACCTGCAGACGCGACGGCAGTTCGGTGCGCCGCTCGCCAGCTTCCAGGCGCTGCAGCATCGCATGGCGGAGATGTACGGCGAGCTGGCCTTGTCGCGCGCGATGCTGCGGCGCGCGGTCGCGGCGCTCGAAAGCCGCGAGCCCGCCATGCCCTCGCGCGAGCGCATCGTGTCCGCCGCCAAGTCGCGCATCGGCCGCGCGGCCTTCTTCGTGCGCAGCCAGTCGGTCCAGCTGCACGGCGGCATCGGCATGACGCAGGAGTGCGAGATCGGCCGCCTCTTCAAGCGGCTGCACGCCTTCGAGGTCGAATGGGGCAACGCCCATCACCACGCGGCGCGCTTTGCGGACACGAACGATGACTGA
- a CDS encoding 4-hydroxyphenylacetate 3-hydroxylase N-terminal domain-containing protein, producing MPLKTPEQYVESLRDGRVTYWDGERIDDITTHPRFRMPIDSVKADYRYDDPKYGALRQYQTEDGAVAHRIFQIPRDEADLNTRVEMMNHTSIGTLVTGVYMALMSVKDAVEKVNPMYGANIERMYRYCRDNDLRAAEVITDPKGDRKRSAAQQDDPDLYLRIVERRKDGIVVRGAKLHITAASLVHELVVMPTKGMKAEETDYAVSFSIPVNAPGVKIINRSVAGPDLNPFDYPASSHHGMPEGFVVFDDVFVPWDRVFLAGEVELAGKLAQSLGLWERTGGMVEAVRLSELFVGLAQLVNEMQGKDSDPVTQNSVAELIAYAEMLRMSLDFACRHYEKTPSGMVFPNTLAINAAKYYYAANYHQTVRYLHDLGGGLVLTLPLEADLRNEESGKYIRKYLYTKAGVNVETRMRVYNLIRDLTADAYGGWQFVVALQAGGGLPAQRVMMRRSYNMDQAKKRALSAAGADVPE from the coding sequence ATGCCACTCAAGACGCCTGAGCAATACGTGGAAAGCCTGCGCGACGGCCGCGTCACCTACTGGGACGGCGAGCGCATCGACGACATCACGACCCATCCGCGCTTTAGGATGCCGATCGACTCGGTCAAGGCCGACTACCGCTACGACGATCCGAAGTACGGCGCGCTGCGCCAGTACCAGACCGAGGACGGCGCGGTGGCGCACCGCATCTTCCAGATCCCGCGCGACGAGGCCGATCTCAACACCCGCGTCGAGATGATGAACCACACCTCGATCGGCACGCTGGTCACCGGCGTGTACATGGCGCTGATGAGCGTCAAGGACGCGGTCGAGAAGGTCAACCCGATGTACGGCGCCAACATCGAGCGCATGTACCGCTACTGCCGCGACAACGACCTGCGCGCGGCCGAGGTCATCACCGATCCGAAGGGCGACCGCAAGCGCAGCGCCGCGCAGCAGGACGACCCCGACCTGTACCTGCGCATCGTCGAGCGGCGCAAGGACGGCATCGTGGTGCGCGGCGCCAAGCTGCACATCACGGCCGCCTCGCTGGTGCACGAGCTGGTGGTCATGCCGACCAAGGGCATGAAGGCCGAGGAGACCGACTACGCAGTGTCGTTCTCGATCCCGGTCAACGCGCCCGGCGTCAAGATCATCAATCGCAGCGTCGCCGGGCCGGACCTCAATCCCTTCGACTATCCGGCCAGTTCGCATCACGGCATGCCCGAGGGCTTCGTGGTGTTCGACGACGTCTTCGTGCCCTGGGACCGCGTGTTCCTGGCGGGCGAGGTCGAACTCGCGGGCAAGCTGGCGCAGTCGCTCGGCCTGTGGGAACGAACCGGCGGCATGGTCGAGGCGGTGCGGCTGTCGGAACTCTTCGTCGGCCTGGCGCAGCTGGTCAACGAGATGCAGGGCAAGGACTCGGATCCGGTCACGCAGAACTCGGTCGCCGAACTCATCGCCTATGCCGAGATGCTGCGCATGTCGCTGGACTTTGCCTGCCGGCACTACGAGAAGACGCCCTCGGGCATGGTGTTTCCCAATACGCTGGCCATCAACGCCGCCAAGTACTACTACGCGGCCAACTACCACCAGACGGTGCGCTATCTGCACGACCTCGGCGGCGGGCTCGTGCTCACGCTGCCGCTCGAAGCCGACCTGCGCAACGAGGAGTCGGGCAAGTACATCCGCAAGTACCTCTACACCAAGGCCGGCGTGAACGTGGAGACGCGCATGCGCGTCTACAACCTGATCCGCGACCTTACCGCCGACGCCTATGGCGGCTGGCAGTTCGTCGTGGCGCTGCAGGCGGGCGGCGGATTGCCGGCGCAGCGCGTCATGATGCGCCGCTCGTACAACATGGACCAGGCCAAGAAGCGGGCACTGAGCGCGGCCGGCGCGGATGTCCCGGAGTGA
- a CDS encoding class I adenylate-forming enzyme family protein, with amino-acid sequence MVASASESGARAFSFTQAFRRACQTVGDKVAVVDASASLTWNQLGDRSRRLGAALQSLGMRPGDRVAMLANNCHQYIEFYFGVPCAGGIFVPLNFRLAPTELAAILADSDTRILIVDAENLQLAKQVLELRPMQHVLFIGPSPTPSGMRDYEDAIARATPLDPAHDPVADSEDVVCLFYTSGSTGRPKGVMHTHSNLLCSSLAFAAQIGLTDQSIAMIMSPLFHVGAAGLCLPVLHALGCIVMVPRFEPAKVLESIETHGITVMTCVPTMLRMMIDHPDMRRRKLSTMKTILYGSSPMPEALVLEAREYLADARFTPCYGMTESTASVSSLPPYYTRPENWALGKANSIGRSLIACEMAVVDAEENKLPPGRTGEIVVRGPLVMKGYWNNPELTAQTLRNGWLHTGDLGYMDELGIFHIVDRLKDMIIAGGENVYSAEVEATIYAYPGIAQCSVIGVPDEKWGEAVHAVICPSPGIVIEEAALLAHCQTRIAKYKCPRSFDIRTESLPLSGAGKIDKPALRKPHWEGRSSKLI; translated from the coding sequence ATGGTTGCGAGTGCATCGGAATCGGGGGCGCGTGCCTTCAGTTTCACGCAGGCCTTCCGGCGGGCCTGCCAGACGGTGGGGGACAAGGTCGCCGTCGTCGACGCGTCGGCTTCGCTGACCTGGAACCAGCTCGGCGACCGCAGCCGCCGCCTGGGCGCTGCGCTCCAGTCGCTCGGCATGCGACCGGGCGACCGCGTGGCCATGCTGGCCAACAACTGCCACCAGTACATCGAGTTCTACTTCGGCGTGCCCTGCGCGGGCGGCATCTTCGTGCCGCTGAATTTCCGGCTGGCGCCGACCGAGCTGGCCGCCATCCTGGCCGATTCGGACACCCGCATCCTGATCGTCGACGCCGAGAACCTCCAGCTCGCCAAGCAGGTGCTCGAACTCCGCCCGATGCAGCACGTGCTCTTCATCGGGCCGTCGCCGACGCCGTCCGGCATGCGCGACTACGAGGACGCGATCGCCCGTGCGACGCCGCTCGATCCGGCGCACGATCCGGTCGCCGACAGCGAGGACGTGGTGTGCCTCTTCTACACGAGCGGCAGCACGGGCCGGCCCAAGGGCGTCATGCACACGCATTCCAACCTGCTGTGCAGCTCGCTGGCCTTCGCCGCGCAGATCGGCCTGACCGACCAGTCGATCGCGATGATCATGTCGCCGCTCTTCCACGTGGGTGCCGCCGGGCTGTGCCTGCCGGTGCTGCATGCGCTGGGCTGCATCGTCATGGTGCCGCGCTTCGAGCCGGCCAAGGTGCTGGAATCGATCGAGACCCACGGCATCACGGTCATGACCTGCGTGCCCACCATGCTGCGGATGATGATCGACCATCCCGACATGCGGCGCCGGAAGCTGTCGACCATGAAGACCATCCTCTACGGTTCCTCGCCGATGCCCGAGGCGCTGGTGCTCGAGGCACGCGAATACCTCGCGGATGCGCGCTTCACGCCGTGCTACGGCATGACCGAATCGACCGCCAGCGTCTCGTCGCTGCCGCCTTACTACACGCGGCCGGAGAACTGGGCGCTCGGCAAGGCCAACTCGATCGGCCGTTCGCTCATCGCCTGCGAGATGGCCGTGGTCGACGCCGAAGAGAACAAGCTGCCGCCGGGGCGCACCGGCGAGATCGTGGTCCGCGGACCGCTGGTGATGAAGGGCTACTGGAACAACCCCGAGCTGACCGCGCAGACGCTGCGCAACGGCTGGCTGCACACCGGCGATCTCGGCTACATGGACGAGCTGGGCATCTTCCACATCGTCGACCGCCTGAAGGACATGATCATCGCGGGCGGCGAGAACGTCTACTCGGCCGAGGTCGAAGCCACCATCTACGCCTATCCGGGCATCGCCCAATGCAGCGTGATCGGCGTGCCCGACGAGAAATGGGGCGAGGCGGTGCATGCGGTGATCTGCCCGTCGCCGGGCATCGTGATCGAGGAGGCGGCGCTGCTGGCGCATTGCCAGACGCGCATCGCCAAGTACAAGTGCCCGCGCTCCTTCGACATCCGTACCGAATCGCTGCCGCTTTCCGGCGCCGGAAAAATCGACAAGCCCGCGCTGCGCAAGCCCCACTGGGAAGGGCGCAGCAGCAAGCTGATCTGA
- a CDS encoding NADPH-dependent FMN reductase — protein sequence MVRKPYIVGIGGTGRDNSSTELALRASLAHARRLGARTELFAGADLDLPMYTGQPPGEKAGRLIEAIRRSDGVLLASPGYHGSISGMVKNALDYVEELRGDERPYLEGRAVGSIVCAYGSQAIGTTIVAVRCIVHALRGWPTPAAAGINSVDLAFDEEGRCTNAAVQQQLELVARQVCEFGAMYVRMEPCAEMLG from the coding sequence ATGGTCAGGAAACCGTACATCGTCGGCATCGGCGGCACCGGCCGGGACAACTCGTCGACCGAACTCGCGCTGCGCGCCAGCCTGGCGCACGCCCGTCGGCTCGGCGCCCGCACGGAACTGTTCGCAGGTGCCGACCTCGACCTGCCCATGTACACCGGCCAGCCGCCCGGCGAAAAGGCCGGGCGGCTGATCGAGGCGATCCGGCGCAGCGACGGCGTGCTGCTGGCGTCGCCCGGCTATCACGGCTCGATCTCGGGGATGGTGAAGAACGCGCTCGACTACGTCGAGGAACTGCGCGGCGACGAGCGGCCCTATCTGGAGGGCCGTGCCGTCGGCAGCATCGTCTGCGCCTACGGCTCGCAGGCGATCGGCACCACCATCGTCGCGGTGCGCTGCATCGTGCACGCCCTGCGCGGCTGGCCGACGCCCGCCGCGGCCGGCATCAACTCGGTCGACCTCGCGTTCGACGAAGAAGGCCGCTGCACCAACGCCGCCGTTCAGCAGCAGCTCGAACTGGTCGCGCGCCAGGTCTGCGAGTTCGGCGCGATGTACGTCCGCATGGAGCCTTGTGCCGAGATGCTCGGCTAG